The region CTGACACTATCTTGGATTTCATCCCTCCTCCGCCGGCCGCCTGCAACTACAAAGGCCACCCCcgctgcctcttttgcagcggCGACGAAGCCATGTCGTTCCTCCTCAGATCTACAGATGACGACGACTACCGCGACCTTCTAAACGGTTGCTTCGTGGTTGTCTCCGAGGACGCCCCTCCCCTTCCCGTCTTCGATCATCACTGCCGCTGCTCGCAACTCGCGGTACGCCCCGCCCCAACTATTTATACTAGTCATCTAAATCTATCGTATTAGGCAACCGCAACACAAGTTCACTTGCACCGACGGTGTTGAGGATTGCTTTGAAGATTCAGTGTTGTAGTGTATTTTCATTATAAGAACTTGACATGTATGTATGGTTTCAGCTTGTGAGAAGAACTATTGAAATTATACTGCATCAGCAACCCACCACTTCAAATCTTATATGCCGCCAATATGATAAAGTAAGTGTTTCGTTACACCTAATTCGACCGACCATTGCTTTGATAATGCTATTGGATTTTATTGCATGTAACAGGAGGCCCAGTCTAGTCCTGCTGTTGCCCAACTCTCATCTGAAAAGTGGTCTCTCCTCTTAAAAAGGGTAACTGAATGAGATAGATGGCTGCATGATACTACTACTATTGTCTAGGTATACTTACTACTTGATTGGTGTGCTAATGACTAATTTTAGGTCGGTGATGCTTTTAGGTCGGTGATGCTCTCATGATGTATTTGTTAAAGCATACTTCAAtgtttcttcctcttcctcttcctctgaATGAGCACCATCAGATTTCTGGTATTTCCCTTGCCAATTTGTGCTCCAACTTCCCTACAATCATGCCAACGCATAGACCTCAGCATCATCCACCAGGTGACATTTATTGTGTGGACACTCCACGGATATTAGCAACAGAAACATTATATGTCCAAGCCACCTTGCTTTCTTCTTAGTAATTAAACTGTACAATCATCCTAATTCTGAAGAAGTCATTATGCCTGCAGGGTCGAATTATGTTTTACAAGAGCTTCCTCAAACACAAAGTGAACGTAACTCTAAGCAAAATACTGTTAAGCCTCGGAGGCAAATACGGGAGCATAGCTGGCAGCGTAAAAGAAAGCGCAAGCACTTGGCTCTTTCGGGAATGCCTTCTTTCTCCCCATCAACAGGAAATAGTAGCATTTGTGACTTATCCCTCATCTCAAGTTCAAGTCAAAATGACATTATGCCTGAAGGGTCTTCTTGCATTTCTGAAGAAGAACTTCCTCCAATACAAATTGAAGGGAACTCTAAGAAAGATACTGTTAAGCCTCGGAAGCTTAAACGGGAGTATCGCTGGCAGCGTGAAAGAAAGCGTAGACAGTTGGCTGTTTCGGGAACGCCCCCTCTGCTTCCATCTAGAGGAAGTAGTAGTACCTGTGATAACTTACCCCTTGTCTCAAGTTCAAGTCAAAATGACATGGGTGTaagttttttgttgttttttatagAGCTTACATGTCATTATCTCTAGTTCTTTTATTATTAACCTCAAATGAATATTGTTTTCTAGATTGGTGTGgagaaaaataatttgattttgtttAGTAGTAGTAGATTAATGGAGCCAAATATAGCCATTTATCCTGATCCATGATGTATGTTGTGGTACATGTAATCATATTCAGGCGACAATAATAAGTCATTTTGCCCCTGGACAAGTCATATTTgacctttttgtttttttgttttgtagAACATGGCTCCTTTATTTTGCAATTTGGTTTTCCAAAATCAACCAAGGATTCTTGGAAATGCTGAGATTGATAGAAAGAACATATTCTATAGGATGGAGAATTGTTCATCAATGCTGCCAAGGAAGCGTATCCTTCTTAGAATGTGCTCATATCTGTTTACTAGTGTGCATGAGTTCAGATGGTCAGTATATTTCATCATCTTGTACCATGTGCCATACAGTGATTAGAGTCTTACTTTTCGGTGAAGTTCATGGGATTTGGGTTTTAGTTAGTGTATATTTATTAGCTTGATAGTGGTGCTTATCTTTGAATGCCTCCACTGCCTTCCAACTCTTCTATGCTTACCAAAAGAAAGCTTCTCATTGTAGATCTTGAACTTTTGCCTCCTATTTATCTCGGATGCTCGGCCTTAACATTGAGTAGACATTTTGTATTCTCTAAGGCCTAATGATTCTGGTGCTTCCATCTTGTTCAATCATATCTTTGAAGCATTTGGTCCTGACAAAATTAATGGGAGCACACCATGCTGTCACATTGAAGATGGTCTTACCGTCAATTCCACCTGTTTGTAAGCAACTGCTTTTATTTATGTTATACTACATGAATTTACAGTTATTTACTCCGGAATCTAAATAATTCAGTTTTCAGATCTATTACTATTATGGGGGACAGCCGGACAGCATGTGTTGTGCATTTAGAAGTTCATTCTAGAAGAATAGGATGTAATACAATCCACTACTGAAATGCTTCTGAGATCACATAGCAGAGAATACATTACTTAAACTTGCACATATTTCACATTCTCTTAACAGGAGTGTGTGTATTTTTCTCTAGGTATCATTCCCTTAAAGTGCTTCTGAAAAAGCTTATACGCGAGACTCGATATTATAGACATGCGAGGCTGTTGGAGAAACACTGTTCTGTAGGATCCTCAAACCAAGATGCTAGTAGGGGAGCTGGCACTGGGCTTGAGGTTTGTATATCTTAACAAGTTTGTGCTGTCCTACAATGAAGACGTACCGTGTACATTATGACTCATTTTTACCATGGTCCTTAGGTAATTTGAAATTTGCGCCTCTTGTACCCTCTAATGTTTGAGTTGAATTACAAatattctactccctccgtcccataagaatatgggCAATGAgtatgacacgagaattaagataaaattggtaaagtaagagggaggaggagaatggtatggtaaagtaagagaggatgagaatggtagttaaagtagtgttagtggatagtgggacctatattattaaattgatatagctttctaaaaatggaatgcacatattatcgtgggacaaacgaaaatggaaagtgcacatatttttatgggacgaagggagtatataaattcTATCATTTAGACATCTTTTATCGGTATATGTCTTGTTTCTAAGGAAGGAGTTCCAGATCACTTCTGCTTCATCTTGGTAATCGTGTGGTTCATCTTTTCTCCATTAAAAGCAATTTATGTGGTCTAATCCTGTTTCTGTTTCCTGTGTGGGAATTAGGTGTGTGGCTGGATGATTTTATGCCTTTAACCTTTAAATTTAGGACTCTGAGAAACACTTAACTATGAGCAGATTAGATGGTTTACAAAGTGATGTCAAATTGTTTCAGGTTGCGATGGTCCAAGAAGCCAATGCTGCTCAAGCTGAACCGGTTTTGAGTCGTCTCAAGCATCATCAGGTAGGATCATTCATTTGGGCAATTTGTAGGAGAATAATCCCTTCACCATTGCTGGGAGAACCATCTAACTGGAGATGTCTGAGAAGAAACATCTCGAAGTTCATTTCGCTACGAAGATTTGAGAAGCTCACTCTGAAGGAGTGTATTCATAGATTAAAAATATCCAAGTTTCCCATCTTTTCATATAAGCAAAACTCGAGATGCTGTATTGGTATCCCAGATAATTCCAGGCATGCGATCCTTGAATGTTGGATGCTTTGGGTTTTTACACATCTAGTATCACCACTGGTCCAAGCCAACTTTTATGTCACAGAAAGTGAGCATGAGAAGCAGGAGGTACTATACTATAAAAAGTCTATTTGGGAGAAGTTGATGAGAGAAAATAGGTGCATGATTGCTGGTCGGTATCGTCTACTAGATATTGAGTCTGCTAGAAACATATTAGGGAAGAGATCTTTTGGTTTCTCTAGGTTCAGACTACTTCCCAAGAGTAATGGATTCCGAATGCTGACTAATCTTCAAGCACCGTCCAGAATTCCTGTATCCACACCTTCTAGAATTCAGCCCAATCAAAATTCATGGAGAAGAGCGTATAGCAGCCACAGAGTTCATAGGTTCTTTAAGTCTGTTAATACAGTGCTTCATGATGTGCATGTAGTCCTAAAAGGTTTACGGGAAAAGGAACCAGAAAAGATGGGTTCATCAGTTTTTGACTACAATGATGTCTACAAAAAGCTTGTGCCTTTCTTGTTCCATCTGAAAAACGGGTCAATTAGCCTGCCTGATGTATTCATGGTGGTTTCAAAAGTGGCGAAAGCTTTTGACTCTGTAAATCATGAAAAATTGCTCAGTGTGATGAAGGATGCCTTACGTGATGATGAACATATTCTGGAAAAGTTCACTCAAGTTGTTTGCACAGATAAGTATTTAAAGATTGAGCCTCATGTGATGTTAGCACATCAAGATATTTCCACTGCATCTACAAGAATGCAATCAAAATTTCATGTCCAGTCATTGGGCAGTATTGTTCTTAAGGAggtacttttaaaaaaaaatcatcttaTTAAATAAGCTGGAGACTAACTAGTCTTGCAAAACCTACTTTGacgtttttcttttaattctgTTTCTTTTATTATCCATTTCATGCAAAATATATGCCCAAGTTTTTGGGGTGTCAAAACCAGCTATCAGATCTCTACCCTCTATTTTTAATATATCTATATGCAGTCAGCTTTGGTCTACTTAAACGATTTGTCATTATATCTATAGTTGCTTTTTGTGATGGCTACATTAATTTAGCCAAAGCCGAATTCAGAGAGCGCCATTGCATAAAATGAGTCTGCCACAGTGCAACTATAAGCCCATGTTGTGGAGTATTTGATACTAAGAGTGGTTCCAATTCATTCACACTGTTTTCTTTCTCATTTCAGGATGCAAGCTGGAAAAtaaagaaggaaaatattcattCACTTTTGGAGGAGCACATTATGCGCAACATGGTGCAGTTTAGGAACAAGTTTTATCTTCAAGAAGTTGGTATACCTCAAGGGAGTGTTCTGTCCGCATTACTGGGTTCATATTATTATGGACACATGGAAAGGAATGTAATATTTCCGTTCTTGGAGAAAGCTAAGAGGACCTTGTCAGTAACACAACATTCTTCTGATGGCACTTCAGTTTCAGGGGGCAACCGTCAAACTGAAATAGCTGCACCTGGTAGTGAATCTCTTCTGCTTAGATACCTTGATGATTTTCTCTTCATATCAGCTTCAAAGAGGCAGGCGTCTATGTTTTTCACCAGATTGGAAAGAGGAGTTCGTGATTATAACTGCTGCATGAATAAGGAGAAATACGGTCTAAATTTTACCATGGAAAATCAACAAGGCCAACTGTCAAACAGGCTTCATACCGGCAAAGACAATATCTCATTTCTTCAATGGAGTGGCCTCCTTGTCAACTGCTCTACATTAGAAATTCAAGCTGACTATACAAGGTTTGCCTGATTTTTCCTCATCAGTTGGCTTATTTTGTTGAATGTTTCCTAACATTGTTTACTCATTTACTATTTATAGCCGGTATATATAAGTGACTCTTGTATGTTATACAGATACTTGAATCATCATATGCGTTCAACACTAACAATATCACGTCAAGGCAAAGTGGGAAAAAACTTAAAATCAAAGTTAAGAAGTTATCTTAGGCCTAAATTCCACCCTATTTTATATGATTCCAACATCAATTCTCCAGGGGTGGTTAGACTCAACATCTATCAAAATTTTCTGCTTTGTGCCATGAAATTCATTTGCCACCTCTCCAACTTATCAATTCTACCGAAATTTCACCCCAGATTCCTGCTCAAAGCTATAGAGACTTCTCCGA is a window of Salvia splendens isolate huo1 chromosome 3, SspV2, whole genome shotgun sequence DNA encoding:
- the LOC121796443 gene encoding telomerase reverse transcriptase-like, translating into MAPKKKKRVPEFLWSLFGNRARSLADTILDFIPPPPAACNYKGHPRCLFCSGDEAMSFLLRSTDDDDYRDLLNGCFVVVSEDAPPLPVFDHHCRCSQLALVRRTIEIILHQQPTTSNLICRQYDKEAQSSPAVAQLSSEKWSLLLKRVGDALMMYLLKHTSMFLPLPLPLNEHHQISGISLANLCSNFPTIMPTHRPQHHPPGSNYVLQELPQTQSERNSKQNTVKPRRQIREHSWQRKRKRKHLALSGMPSFSPSTGNSSICDLSLISSSSQNDIMPEGSSCISEEELPPIQIEGNSKKDTVKPRKLKREYRWQRERKRRQLAVSGTPPLLPSRGSSSTCDNLPLVSSSSQNDMGNMAPLFCNLVFQNQPRILGNAEIDRKNIFYRMENCSSMLPRKHILYSLRPNDSGASILFNHIFEAFGPDKINGSTPCCHIEDGLTVNSTCLYHSLKVLLKKLIRETRYYRHARLLEKHCSVGSSNQDASRGAGTGLEVAMVQEANAAQAEPVLSRLKHHQVGSFIWAICRRIIPSPLLGEPSNWRCLRRNISKFISLRRFEKLTLKECIHRLKISKFPIFSYKQNSRCCIGIPDNSRHAILECWMLWVFTHLVSPLVQANFYVTESEHEKQEVLYYKKSIWEKLMRENRCMIAGRYRLLDIESARNILGKRSFGFSRFRLLPKSNGFRMLTNLQAPSRIPVSTPSRIQPNQNSWRRAYSSHRVHRFFKSVNTVLHDVHVVLKGLREKEPEKMGSSVFDYNDVYKKLVPFLFHLKNGSISLPDVFMVVSKVAKAFDSVNHEKLLSVMKDALRDDEHILEKFTQVVCTDKYLKIEPHVMLAHQDISTASTRMQSKFHVQSLGSIVLKEDASWKIKKENIHSLLEEHIMRNMVQFRNKFYLQEVGIPQGSVLSALLGSYYYGHMERNVIFPFLEKAKRTLSVTQHSSDGTSVSGGNRQTEIAAPGSESLLLRYLDDFLFISASKRQASMFFTRLERGVRDYNCCMNKEKYGLNFTMENQQGQLSNRLHTGKDNISFLQWSGLLVNCSTLEIQADYTRYLNHHMRSTLTISRQGKVGKNLKSKLRSYLRPKFHPILYDSNINSPGVVRLNIYQNFLLCAMKFICHLSNLSILPKFHPRFLLKAIETSPRYMNRLIRRRMYSFRGADFRPRYNVKRIDVIWLGLHAYSRVLLKKHLRFKSLLCLVRAKLKAYGEVENMSSELKYAVDQVHSSVLWSIKY